The Streptomyces sp. CC0208 genome window below encodes:
- a CDS encoding inositol-3-phosphate synthase yields MGSVRVAVVGVGNCAASLVQGVEYYKDADPAAKVPGLMHVQFGEYHVSDVEFVAAFDVDAKKVGLDLSDAIGASENNTIKICDVPSTGVTVQRGHTLDGLGKYYRETIEESAEAPVDVVQVLKDKQVDVLVCYLPVGSEDAAKFYAQCAIDAKVAFVNALPVFIAGTKEWADKFTEAGVPIVGDDIKSQVGATITHRVMAKLFEDRGVVLDRTMQLNVGGNMDFKNMLERERLESKKISKTQAVTSQIPDRDMGAKNVHIGPSDYVAWLDDRKWAYVRLEGRAFGDVPLNLEYKLEVWDSPNSAGVIIDAVRAAKIAKDRGVGGPILSASSYFMKSPPVQYFDDEARENVEKFIKGEVER; encoded by the coding sequence ATGGGTTCGGTTCGCGTAGCCGTCGTCGGCGTGGGCAACTGCGCCGCGTCGCTGGTTCAGGGCGTCGAGTACTACAAGGACGCCGATCCGGCGGCCAAGGTCCCCGGACTGATGCACGTCCAGTTCGGCGAGTACCACGTCAGTGACGTCGAGTTCGTCGCCGCGTTCGACGTGGACGCCAAGAAGGTCGGCCTCGACCTCTCGGACGCCATCGGAGCGTCCGAGAACAACACCATCAAGATCTGCGACGTGCCCAGCACCGGTGTCACCGTCCAGCGCGGCCACACCCTCGACGGTCTCGGCAAGTACTACCGCGAGACGATCGAGGAGTCCGCCGAGGCTCCGGTCGACGTCGTCCAGGTCCTCAAGGACAAGCAGGTCGACGTCCTGGTCTGCTACCTGCCCGTCGGCTCCGAGGACGCGGCGAAGTTCTACGCCCAGTGCGCCATCGACGCCAAGGTCGCCTTCGTCAACGCCCTCCCGGTCTTCATCGCCGGCACCAAGGAGTGGGCGGACAAGTTCACCGAGGCGGGCGTCCCGATCGTCGGTGACGACATCAAGTCCCAGGTCGGCGCCACCATCACGCACCGCGTCATGGCGAAGCTGTTCGAGGACCGCGGTGTCGTCCTGGACCGCACCATGCAGCTGAACGTCGGCGGCAACATGGACTTCAAGAACATGCTCGAGCGCGAGCGCCTGGAGTCCAAGAAGATCTCCAAGACGCAGGCCGTCACCTCGCAGATCCCCGACCGGGACATGGGCGCGAAGAACGTCCACATCGGCCCGTCGGACTACGTGGCCTGGCTCGACGACCGCAAGTGGGCGTACGTCCGCCTCGAGGGCCGTGCTTTCGGTGACGTCCCGCTGAACCTGGAGTACAAGCTCGAGGTCTGGGACTCCCCGAACTCCGCCGGTGTCATCATCGACGCCGTTCGCGCCGCGAAGATCGCCAAGGACCGCGGTGTGGGCGGCCCGATCCTGTCGGCCTCCAGCTACTTCATGAAGTCCCCGCCGGTCCAGTACTTCGACGACGAGGCCCGCGAGAACGTCGAGAAGTTCATCAAGGGTGAAGTCGAGCGCTAA
- a CDS encoding PadR family transcriptional regulator, whose translation MSRRSGILEFAVLGLLRESPMHGYELRKRLNTSLGVFRAFSYGTLYPCLKTLVTNGWLIEEPGHTTEDALAAPLAGRRAKIVYRLTAEGKEHFEELLSQTGPDAYEDEHFAARFAFFGQTSRDVRMRVLEGRRSRLEERLEKMSASLARTRERLDDYTLELQRHGMESVEREVRWLNELIESERAGRDLKGPGDGEPTRDTTEGAPGVLPRPGDTPGPDTPGDTAT comes from the coding sequence ATGAGCCGGCGTTCCGGGATCCTCGAATTCGCCGTACTCGGCCTGCTCCGCGAGTCCCCGATGCACGGCTATGAGCTGCGCAAACGCCTCAATACGTCACTGGGCGTGTTCCGTGCGTTCAGTTACGGCACGCTCTACCCCTGCCTCAAGACGCTGGTCACCAACGGCTGGTTGATCGAGGAACCGGGGCACACCACCGAGGACGCCCTCGCCGCACCACTCGCAGGGCGTCGCGCCAAGATCGTCTACCGGTTGACGGCGGAAGGTAAGGAGCACTTCGAGGAACTGCTCTCGCAGACGGGTCCCGACGCGTACGAGGACGAGCACTTCGCCGCTCGTTTCGCCTTCTTCGGGCAGACCTCGCGCGACGTCCGCATGCGAGTCCTCGAAGGCCGCCGCAGCCGGCTGGAGGAGCGCCTGGAGAAGATGAGTGCCTCGTTGGCACGCACCCGGGAGCGACTCGACGACTACACGCTTGAGCTCCAGCGCCACGGGATGGAGTCCGTGGAGCGCGAAGTGCGCTGGCTGAACGAGCTCATCGAGAGCGAGCGGGCCGGCCGGGACCTGAAGGGCCCCGGCGATGGAGAACCCACTCGCGACACCACAGAGGGAGCGCCGGGCGTCCTGCCCCGGCCCGGGGACACCCCCGGGCCGGATACGCCCGGCGACACCGCCACGTGA
- a CDS encoding transglycosylase domain-containing protein gives MSEHRRKPPQPQGGGRAAARRGQSGSSSGRRAAPRGATGSLADSYGTSSQESASYGPGGEERPYGSRAEARRASQRSAGGGGRRRGAEPGRGSRRGAPTGRGRAAEAGKKRYIDYPRAGKYGVARWVPSWKLVTGLFIGFIGSLVAVAGVGYALVSVPNIAETATSQNNVYYWSDDTEMVSTGGETNRQIVNLAQIPKAMQYAVVSQENKTFYTDSGIDPKGIARAVFNMARGGNTQGGSTITQQYVKNALLNDQSQTVTRKFKEIFISIKVGATVNKDQIMAEYLNSAYYGRNAYGIQAAARAYFNKDAKDLNPGECAFLSAMLKGATYYDPAGATSIDPANARPQDNARRALRQMQDTLDKMVEYDHLSATERAKYTTLPAWQNPRSNTQLKGQIGYLVDLAKAYLINNKIISADQLQQGGYSIYTTFDKKKVGELEAAVKKVRKENIDPKKRPDKDTYVQFGGASVEPATGAIRACYGGEDATTHFTNNCDSTGAQVGSTFKAFVLAAAMKWGVRDPDLGESQAQDERTVVNAKSLFSGKNDLKIRNYDGSIWKNEKGKEWNQENDGKQSYGSPPKYQIDLREAMRESVNSAFVQLGMDVGLDKVKESAMDAGLKEDSLAGTSFPSFSIGISDPSAIRMAGAYATFAASGKQNEPYSVQRVTSKDGDVFIHKAKPKQAFEKKVADNVTDVLKTVVEDGTGTNAQLTGRDVAGKTGTTDGNKSAWFVGYTPQLSTSITMFRLDDDETKKNRTFLQMYGTGGQEKIHGASFPSEIWHDYMEQALKGEESIDFPTPQPIGEIVNEEPSPTPTPTPSETESATPTPTPTPTPTLTTPTPTATETCRFDWQCDDSGGTDNGGTDGGVTPTPTATSTEGNGGNTNGNGNGGLFGGSTR, from the coding sequence ATGAGCGAGCACCGTCGCAAACCGCCGCAGCCGCAGGGAGGCGGACGTGCCGCGGCCCGACGCGGCCAGTCCGGCTCGTCCTCCGGCCGCCGTGCGGCTCCGCGAGGCGCCACCGGGTCTCTTGCGGACTCCTATGGGACGAGCTCCCAGGAGTCGGCTTCGTATGGTCCGGGAGGCGAGGAACGTCCGTACGGCAGCCGCGCCGAAGCCCGCCGTGCGTCCCAGAGAAGCGCGGGCGGCGGTGGTCGCCGCAGAGGGGCGGAGCCGGGCCGCGGGAGCCGGCGCGGGGCGCCGACCGGCCGGGGTCGCGCAGCTGAGGCCGGCAAGAAGCGGTATATCGACTATCCGCGCGCGGGCAAGTACGGCGTGGCGCGCTGGGTACCGTCCTGGAAGCTGGTGACGGGCCTGTTCATCGGCTTCATCGGAAGCCTGGTCGCGGTCGCCGGTGTCGGTTACGCGCTCGTGAGCGTTCCCAACATCGCCGAGACCGCGACGTCGCAGAACAACGTCTACTACTGGTCCGACGACACCGAGATGGTCTCCACCGGTGGTGAGACCAACCGCCAGATCGTCAATCTCGCACAGATCCCGAAGGCGATGCAGTACGCCGTCGTGTCGCAGGAGAACAAGACCTTCTACACCGACAGCGGCATCGACCCCAAGGGCATCGCCCGCGCCGTGTTCAACATGGCCAGGGGCGGCAACACGCAGGGTGGCTCCACCATCACCCAGCAGTACGTCAAGAACGCGCTCCTGAACGACCAGTCCCAGACGGTCACGCGCAAGTTCAAGGAGATCTTCATCTCCATCAAGGTGGGCGCCACGGTCAACAAAGACCAGATCATGGCGGAGTACCTGAACTCCGCGTACTACGGACGCAACGCCTACGGCATCCAGGCAGCCGCGCGCGCGTACTTCAACAAGGACGCCAAGGACCTGAACCCGGGCGAATGCGCCTTCCTTTCCGCCATGCTCAAGGGCGCCACGTACTACGACCCGGCGGGCGCGACCTCCATCGACCCGGCCAATGCCAGGCCCCAGGACAACGCCAGGCGGGCCCTGCGGCAGATGCAGGACACCCTGGACAAGATGGTCGAGTACGACCACCTCAGCGCGACCGAGCGGGCGAAGTACACCACGCTCCCCGCCTGGCAGAACCCCCGGTCGAACACGCAGCTCAAGGGACAGATCGGTTACCTGGTCGACCTCGCCAAGGCGTACCTGATCAACAACAAAATCATCAGCGCCGACCAGCTTCAGCAGGGCGGCTACTCGATCTACACGACCTTCGACAAGAAGAAGGTCGGCGAGCTCGAGGCAGCGGTCAAGAAGGTCCGCAAGGAGAACATCGACCCCAAGAAGCGCCCGGACAAGGACACCTATGTCCAGTTCGGCGGGGCGTCGGTGGAACCGGCCACAGGGGCGATCCGGGCCTGCTACGGCGGCGAGGACGCGACCACCCACTTCACCAACAACTGCGACTCGACCGGTGCCCAGGTCGGCTCCACGTTCAAGGCGTTCGTGCTCGCCGCAGCGATGAAGTGGGGAGTGCGCGATCCGGATCTGGGTGAGAGCCAGGCGCAGGACGAGCGCACGGTCGTCAACGCCAAGAGTTTGTTCAGCGGCAAGAACGACCTCAAGATCAGGAACTACGACGGTTCGATCTGGAAGAACGAGAAGGGCAAGGAGTGGAACCAGGAGAACGACGGCAAGCAGTCCTACGGCTCTCCGCCCAAGTACCAGATCGATCTTCGTGAGGCGATGAGGGAGTCGGTGAACTCCGCCTTCGTGCAGCTCGGCATGGACGTCGGTCTGGACAAGGTGAAGGAATCTGCCATGGACGCCGGTCTCAAGGAGGACAGCCTGGCCGGTACGAGCTTCCCGTCCTTCTCCATCGGCATCTCCGACCCCAGCGCGATCCGCATGGCGGGCGCCTACGCCACCTTCGCGGCCAGCGGCAAGCAGAACGAGCCGTACTCCGTCCAGAGGGTCACGAGCAAGGACGGGGACGTCTTCATCCACAAGGCGAAGCCCAAGCAGGCCTTCGAGAAGAAGGTCGCCGACAACGTCACCGACGTCCTCAAGACCGTGGTCGAGGACGGTACGGGTACCAACGCCCAGCTGACCGGCCGTGACGTGGCGGGCAAGACCGGTACCACCGACGGCAACAAGTCCGCCTGGTTCGTCGGGTACACCCCGCAGCTGTCCACGTCGATCACCATGTTCCGGCTGGACGACGACGAGACCAAGAAGAACCGCACGTTCCTGCAGATGTACGGCACGGGTGGCCAGGAGAAGATCCACGGTGCCTCGTTCCCGTCCGAGATCTGGCACGACTACATGGAGCAGGCGCTGAAGGGCGAGGAGTCGATCGACTTCCCGACGCCGCAGCCCATCGGTGAGATCGTCAACGAGGAGCCCAGCCCGACGCCCACTCCGACGCCCAGTGAAACCGAGTCGGCCACCCCGACTCCGACCCCGACGCCCACCCCGACGCTCACCACACCGACGCCCACAGCGACCGAGACCTGCCGGTTCGACTGGCAGTGCGACGACTCGGGCGGTACGGACAACGGTGGCACCGACGGAGGTGTGACCCCGACGCCTACGGCCACATCGACGGAGGGGAACGGCGGCAATACCAACGGCAATGGCAATGGGGGTCTCTTCGGCGGCTCGACCAGGTAG
- a CDS encoding MFS transporter, producing MSVVRDLRVLLRFRDFRRLLSVRLLSQGADGVYQIALAAYVVFSPEKQTSATAIASAMAVLLLPYSLVGPFAGVLLDRWRRRQVFLYGNLVRALLASATAVLILSNVPDWLFYVSALCVTAVNRFVLSGLSAALPRVVDEERLVIANSLSPTAGTLAAIAGGGLAFVVRLLVADSDAAVVLLGAGLYLCAALAALRIPPELLGPDRELIQPRLDAALAGTARDLAAGVRHLTAPARRSAARALGAMSVMRFCYGALLVTVLMLCRYALTSDPDDGLALLGLALGISGAGFFVAAVLTPWAAGKLGPKRWIVVCAATAAVLEPVLGLPFATAPMLIAAFVLGLITQGAKIATDTIVQSSVDDGFRGRIFSVYDVLFNIAFVGAAAVAALLLPPDGRSAPLVVGVAVLYAAIAVTMTRERQLAPER from the coding sequence ATGTCCGTCGTCCGCGATCTGCGTGTCCTTCTCCGCTTCCGGGACTTCCGGCGTCTGCTCTCCGTGCGCCTGCTCTCCCAGGGCGCGGACGGCGTGTACCAGATCGCGCTCGCCGCCTACGTCGTGTTCTCCCCGGAGAAGCAGACCTCAGCCACCGCGATCGCCTCCGCGATGGCGGTCCTGCTGCTGCCTTACTCCTTGGTGGGCCCTTTCGCCGGCGTCCTCCTGGACCGCTGGCGCCGCCGTCAGGTCTTCCTCTACGGCAATCTCGTACGCGCCCTGCTGGCATCCGCGACGGCCGTCCTGATACTGAGCAACGTCCCGGACTGGCTGTTCTACGTCTCCGCCCTGTGCGTCACCGCCGTCAACCGCTTCGTCCTGTCCGGCCTCTCGGCCGCACTGCCCCGTGTCGTGGACGAGGAACGGCTCGTGATCGCCAACTCCCTTTCCCCGACCGCCGGAACGCTCGCTGCGATCGCGGGCGGTGGACTCGCTTTCGTCGTACGGCTACTGGTCGCCGACTCCGACGCTGCCGTGGTGCTGCTGGGAGCGGGGCTGTATCTGTGCGCCGCGCTCGCCGCACTGCGCATACCACCGGAACTGCTGGGCCCCGACCGTGAGTTGATCCAGCCCCGCCTGGACGCTGCCCTCGCCGGAACGGCCCGCGACCTGGCCGCCGGTGTACGGCACCTGACCGCACCCGCACGTCGATCAGCCGCCCGGGCACTCGGCGCGATGTCGGTCATGCGGTTCTGTTACGGCGCTCTGCTCGTCACGGTGTTGATGCTCTGCCGGTACGCCCTGACGTCTGATCCGGACGACGGACTCGCCCTGCTGGGGCTGGCACTGGGAATCTCCGGCGCCGGCTTCTTCGTCGCCGCGGTCCTCACCCCATGGGCAGCCGGGAAACTCGGACCGAAGCGCTGGATCGTCGTGTGCGCGGCAACCGCCGCGGTACTGGAGCCCGTCCTCGGGCTCCCCTTCGCTACAGCCCCCATGCTCATCGCGGCGTTTGTGCTGGGTCTGATCACCCAGGGCGCGAAGATCGCAACGGACACGATCGTTCAGTCGTCCGTCGACGACGGCTTCCGGGGCCGGATCTTCTCCGTGTACGACGTCCTGTTCAACATCGCTTTCGTCGGAGCCGCAGCCGTGGCCGCCCTGCTCCTGCCGCCGGACGGCCGCTCGGCGCCCCTGGTGGTCGGTGTCGCCGTGCTTTACGCAGCGATCGCTGTGACGATGACGAGGGAACGGCAGCTGGCGCCGGAACGATGA